A window of the Cystobacter fuscus genome harbors these coding sequences:
- a CDS encoding SDR family NAD(P)-dependent oxidoreductase encodes MTTKWNPAQIPSQKGRRTIITGGNSGIGWEAAVVLARAGAEVVIAARNDGKAKESVERLRAIVPNADASTARLDLSDPTSIRAFADAQLALAKPIDVLVHNAGVMALPKREVSIDGHELQFATNVLGPYRLTALLLPALLRSKAPRVVTVASGTHKASPVPLTDLDSVNDYRPIRAYAKTKLANILFAKELQRRAGQRLLSLCCHPGAANTNLAGVTSLPMKLASFAIYPLIQSAARGAEPTLMAATLEAPMPGGYFGPTGFMELRGDPAEVKPAPFAEDPAAGRALFAELEHISGMTINFEGATR; translated from the coding sequence ATGACCACGAAGTGGAACCCCGCACAGATTCCCTCGCAGAAAGGTCGGCGGACCATCATTACCGGCGGCAACAGCGGCATCGGTTGGGAAGCTGCCGTAGTGCTCGCTAGGGCGGGCGCCGAGGTCGTCATCGCTGCGCGCAATGATGGCAAGGCCAAGGAGTCCGTCGAGCGGCTGCGCGCGATCGTGCCCAACGCCGACGCGAGCACTGCCCGACTCGACCTGTCTGACCCTACGTCGATTCGCGCGTTCGCCGACGCGCAGCTCGCTCTTGCCAAGCCGATCGACGTGCTCGTTCACAACGCTGGCGTCATGGCTTTGCCGAAGCGTGAAGTGAGCATCGATGGCCATGAGCTGCAGTTCGCCACCAACGTTCTCGGACCGTATCGGCTCACAGCTCTACTTCTACCGGCGCTGCTCCGCTCGAAGGCTCCGCGCGTCGTCACAGTGGCGTCGGGAACACACAAGGCAAGCCCGGTCCCGCTGACGGACCTCGACTCGGTCAACGACTACCGGCCCATTCGGGCGTACGCGAAAACCAAGCTCGCAAACATTCTCTTCGCGAAGGAACTGCAGCGACGAGCTGGTCAGCGGTTGCTGTCGCTCTGCTGCCATCCCGGCGCTGCGAACACCAACCTCGCTGGCGTGACGTCCCTTCCGATGAAGCTCGCGAGCTTCGCGATCTACCCGCTGATTCAGTCGGCTGCGCGAGGCGCTGAGCCGACGTTGATGGCAGCGACGCTCGAGGCACCGATGCCGGGCGGCTACTTCGGGCCCACGGGCTTCATGGAGCTGCGAGGCGACCCCGCAGAGGTGAAACCAGCACCGTTTGCCGAGGACCCGGCCGCGGGCCGAGCGCTCTTCGCCGAACTCGAGCACATCTCGGGCATGACCATCAACTTCGAGGGAGCGACGCGATGA
- a CDS encoding ArsR/SmtB family transcription factor, protein MAYLLGMQSAAELENKIFHALADPSRRAIFESLTRGEATVKDLTARFDISQPAVSQHLATLKDAGLVNGRREGRCVYYRVEPHGMKPLIDWISHYRAFWTERVDRLEQLLEKMDQ, encoded by the coding sequence TTGGCTTATTTGTTGGGCATGCAGAGCGCGGCCGAGCTGGAGAACAAGATCTTCCATGCGTTGGCGGACCCCAGCCGTCGGGCGATCTTCGAGTCGCTCACGCGTGGCGAGGCAACGGTGAAGGACCTCACGGCGCGTTTCGACATCTCGCAGCCGGCGGTCTCGCAGCACCTCGCCACTTTGAAAGACGCCGGTCTGGTGAACGGCCGGCGCGAGGGGCGCTGCGTCTACTACCGGGTGGAGCCACACGGGATGAAGCCACTCATCGACTGGATCTCACACTACCGCGCCTTCTGGACGGAGCGCGTGGACCGCCTCGAACAACTGCTCGAGAAAATGGACCAATGA
- the tyrS gene encoding tyrosine--tRNA ligase — protein MTTPSIASVQPRSAFLRTLTERGFLNQCSDQTALDAALQQGAVPAYIGFDATADSLHVGHLMSIMTLRWLQRTGHKPIVLIGGGTTRIGDPSFRDSSRPMLDDAQIAANMEGIRRVFAKYLTFGDGPTDAVMVNNADWLDELRYIPLLRDVGQHFTVNRMLSFDSVKLRLDREQPMTFLEFNYMILQAFDFVELSRRHGCRLQMGGSDQWGNIVNGIELGRRMEGLDLFGLTTSLLTTASGIKMGKTASGAVWLNADRLSPWDFWQFWRNTEDADVGRFLRLFTELPLEEIARLEALEGAELNEAKKVLANEATRLCHGAEAATEAAETARRTFEEGAFGEGLHSVAVTRADLDAGLRLVELLVEAGLAESKGAARRLIRDSGARVNGTVVADEAALVTAADLDGEGRIRLSAGRKRHALVRCR, from the coding sequence ATGACGACCCCCTCGATCGCATCCGTCCAGCCCCGGTCCGCCTTCTTGCGGACGCTGACCGAGCGCGGTTTCCTGAACCAGTGCAGCGACCAGACCGCCCTCGACGCCGCCCTGCAACAGGGCGCGGTCCCCGCCTACATCGGCTTCGACGCGACGGCCGACAGCCTGCACGTTGGTCATCTGATGTCGATCATGACGCTGCGCTGGCTCCAGCGCACCGGGCACAAGCCCATCGTCCTGATTGGCGGTGGCACCACCCGGATCGGTGACCCGAGCTTCCGTGACAGCAGCCGCCCGATGCTCGACGACGCGCAGATCGCCGCCAACATGGAGGGCATCCGGCGGGTCTTCGCCAAATACCTGACCTTCGGCGACGGCCCGACCGACGCCGTGATGGTGAACAACGCCGACTGGCTGGACGAGCTGCGCTACATCCCCCTGCTGCGCGACGTCGGGCAGCATTTCACCGTCAACCGCATGTTGAGCTTCGATTCCGTCAAGCTGCGCCTCGACCGCGAGCAGCCGATGACCTTCCTGGAGTTCAATTACATGATCCTCCAGGCCTTCGACTTCGTGGAGCTGTCGCGGCGGCACGGCTGCCGGCTCCAGATGGGCGGGTCGGACCAGTGGGGCAATATCGTCAACGGCATCGAGCTGGGCCGCCGGATGGAGGGCCTCGACCTGTTCGGGCTGACCACCTCGCTGCTGACCACCGCGTCGGGCATCAAGATGGGCAAGACCGCGTCCGGCGCCGTCTGGCTCAACGCCGACCGGCTGAGCCCCTGGGACTTCTGGCAGTTCTGGCGCAACACCGAGGACGCGGACGTCGGCCGTTTCCTACGCCTCTTCACCGAACTGCCCCTGGAGGAGATCGCCCGCCTCGAAGCCCTGGAAGGCGCCGAGCTCAACGAAGCGAAGAAGGTCCTGGCGAACGAGGCGACCCGCCTATGTCATGGCGCGGAGGCTGCCACCGAGGCCGCGGAGACCGCCCGCCGCACTTTCGAGGAGGGCGCCTTCGGCGAGGGTCTGCACAGCGTGGCGGTCACGCGAGCGGACCTCGACGCTGGCCTGCGCCTCGTCGAACTGCTCGTGGAGGCGGGCCTCGCCGAGTCCAAGGGGGCCGCGAGGCGCCTGATCCGCGACTCCGGGGCGCGCGTGAACGGAACCGTGGTCGCGGACGAGGCGGCCCTGGTCACCGCCGCTGACCTGGACGGCGAAGGCCGCATCCGGCTCTCCGCCGGGCGAAAACGCCACGCCCTTGTCCGGTGCCGTTGA
- a CDS encoding TetR/AcrR family transcriptional regulator yields MPATMTDDEAAARRARVLTAARWCFLNFGFAKTAFEDIAKRAGLSRTLLYRLFKDKEDIYRAVFVEWLVSRHPAAKEAASGAGTAYERLLSVCRLMVLEPWAEMVGAPMGAEFLEACQRIDPESEALHRRVALECVAAIVGDEASAKVFLLALDGLLADEPSNEVLEQRTKVLAARFAPQTRKKAVRS; encoded by the coding sequence ATGCCAGCGACGATGACAGACGACGAGGCAGCCGCTCGGCGCGCGAGGGTCCTGACCGCCGCGCGATGGTGCTTCCTCAACTTCGGTTTCGCGAAGACGGCCTTCGAGGACATTGCCAAGCGTGCCGGTCTCTCTCGCACGCTGCTCTACCGGCTCTTCAAGGACAAGGAAGACATCTACCGGGCCGTCTTCGTGGAGTGGTTGGTCTCTCGGCACCCCGCCGCGAAGGAGGCGGCGAGCGGCGCAGGCACGGCCTACGAGCGGTTGCTCAGCGTCTGCCGTCTGATGGTCCTCGAGCCCTGGGCCGAGATGGTCGGTGCCCCGATGGGGGCTGAGTTCCTCGAGGCGTGCCAGCGAATCGATCCTGAGAGCGAGGCGCTCCACCGTAGGGTCGCGTTGGAGTGCGTGGCCGCCATCGTCGGCGACGAGGCGAGCGCCAAGGTCTTCCTCCTCGCGCTCGACGGACTGCTCGCAGATGAACCATCGAACGAGGTGCTCGAGCAGCGCACGAAGGTGCTCGCCGCGCGCTTCGCTCCACAGACACGGAAGAAGGCGGTGCGCTCATGA
- a CDS encoding TVP38/TMEM64 family protein: MKLGVVGLVLIMLAAAWSFGVFARVGEPRALAQALVEMGAWGYLAFIVAYTVLQPFGVPGSIFIVAAPLIWPWQTAFALSMVGTMSASVVGFSFARFVARDWVSARIPARLRKYDEALERSAFQTVVLLRLILWMPQVLHSFFGVSKVRFWTHFWGSLVGYVPPLLLVSYLGAEMFDASGKMQPAAWPIMAGLLVASLVIAALARAYERRRLSSSSRELRVAQRG, translated from the coding sequence GTGAAGCTCGGTGTCGTCGGGCTGGTGCTCATCATGCTCGCCGCCGCCTGGTCTTTCGGCGTCTTCGCGCGCGTCGGTGAGCCGAGGGCCCTGGCGCAGGCGCTCGTCGAGATGGGCGCGTGGGGCTATCTCGCGTTCATCGTCGCGTACACGGTGCTGCAGCCGTTCGGCGTCCCCGGGAGCATCTTCATCGTCGCCGCGCCGCTCATCTGGCCGTGGCAAACCGCGTTCGCGCTCTCGATGGTCGGGACGATGTCGGCGAGTGTCGTCGGCTTCTCGTTCGCGCGCTTCGTCGCGAGGGACTGGGTATCGGCGCGCATCCCCGCGCGGCTGCGAAAATACGACGAGGCGCTCGAGCGGAGCGCCTTCCAGACCGTTGTGCTCCTGCGGCTGATCCTCTGGATGCCGCAGGTGCTCCACTCCTTCTTCGGCGTGTCGAAGGTGCGCTTCTGGACTCACTTCTGGGGGTCGCTCGTCGGCTACGTGCCGCCGCTGCTCCTCGTGAGCTACCTCGGGGCCGAGATGTTCGACGCGTCGGGGAAGATGCAACCAGCCGCGTGGCCGATCATGGCCGGACTCCTGGTCGCGTCGCTCGTTATCGCTGCGCTCGCCCGGGCCTACGAGCGCCGCCGTCTCTCCTCGTCCTCCAGGGAGCTTCGCGTTGCCCAGCGCGGCTAG
- the bla gene encoding subclass B3 metallo-beta-lactamase, with amino-acid sequence MKPLHLAAASLALVLALPSSAQSAAPTPPAARDWPSNWNTPTEPFRIIDNIYYVGTEGLGSYLFVTPEGHILLDGALPESAPLIEANIQKLGFKLSDIKYLLNSHAHFDHSGGLAQLKKDTGATLIASERDQSALEGGFYLGNEDEGATVPKVKVDRAIQDGYQLKLGGRTFTAHLTPGHSRGCTSWGFEVKDGGKTHPGLVFCSATIAANRLVERPQYEGIVGDYRSTFEKAARLKVDVFLAPHPEFFDLSGKRVKLAAGARPNPFIDPAGYQGFIARLKAAFEVGLKEQQDAAAKAVKAKGP; translated from the coding sequence ATGAAACCGCTCCACCTCGCCGCCGCGAGCCTCGCCCTCGTCCTCGCCCTGCCTTCGTCCGCCCAGTCGGCGGCCCCCACCCCGCCGGCCGCGCGCGACTGGCCGTCGAACTGGAACACGCCCACCGAGCCGTTCCGGATCATCGACAACATCTATTACGTCGGCACCGAGGGCCTCGGCTCCTACCTCTTCGTGACACCGGAGGGTCACATCCTGCTCGACGGCGCGCTGCCGGAGTCCGCCCCGCTCATCGAGGCCAACATCCAGAAGCTCGGCTTCAAGCTCTCGGACATCAAGTACCTGCTCAACAGCCACGCGCACTTCGACCACTCGGGGGGCCTCGCTCAGTTGAAGAAGGACACTGGCGCCACGCTGATCGCGAGCGAGCGCGACCAGTCGGCGCTCGAGGGCGGCTTCTACCTGGGCAACGAGGACGAGGGCGCGACCGTGCCCAAGGTGAAGGTCGACCGCGCCATCCAGGATGGCTACCAGTTGAAGCTTGGCGGTCGCACCTTCACGGCCCACCTGACGCCCGGGCACTCGCGCGGCTGCACCTCGTGGGGTTTCGAGGTGAAGGACGGGGGAAAGACCCATCCGGGGCTCGTCTTCTGCTCGGCCACCATCGCGGCCAACCGGCTGGTGGAGCGGCCGCAGTACGAGGGCATCGTCGGCGATTACCGCTCCACCTTCGAGAAGGCCGCCCGGCTGAAGGTCGATGTCTTCCTCGCCCCCCATCCGGAGTTCTTCGACCTGTCCGGCAAGCGCGTGAAGCTGGCGGCGGGCGCACGTCCCAACCCGTTCATCGACCCGGCGGGTTACCAGGGCTTCATCGCCAGGCTGAAGGCCGCCTTCGAGGTGGGCCTGAAGGAGCAGCAGGACGCGGCGGCCAAGGCGGTCAAGGCCAAGGGGCCGTGA
- a CDS encoding VOC family protein produces MHLGNFSVSLAVKDIAVSRAFYEKLGFRAIGGDQAQNWLIMQNETSTIGLFQGMFDKNILTFNPGWDRNANPLADFDDVRELQQTLQARGITLVSAADESSTGPASLMLIDPDGNPILIDQHVPKPKR; encoded by the coding sequence ATGCACCTCGGCAACTTTTCAGTCAGCCTCGCCGTCAAGGACATCGCCGTCTCCCGCGCGTTCTACGAGAAGCTCGGCTTCCGTGCCATCGGCGGTGACCAGGCCCAGAACTGGCTCATCATGCAGAACGAGACCAGCACCATCGGCCTTTTCCAAGGCATGTTCGACAAGAACATCCTGACTTTCAACCCCGGCTGGGACCGCAACGCCAATCCGCTCGCCGACTTCGATGACGTCCGCGAGCTCCAGCAGACCCTCCAGGCCCGCGGCATCACCCTCGTCTCCGCCGCCGACGAGTCCTCCACTGGCCCCGCGAGCCTCATGCTCATCGACCCCGATGGCAACCCCATCCTGATTGATCAACACGTCCCGAAGCCGAAGCGCTGA
- a CDS encoding NAD(P)H-binding protein, producing the protein MKIVFLGASGMVGAGALREALAAPDVEAVLSVVRAPTGVMHPKLRELVMADLFEVASVEDQLVGYDACIWAIGISSSGLDEDAYARITEELTLSWARTLLRLNPKLSFCYCSAGGAGGPGMWARVRRRVEDTLKSMPFTHSGAVRPGFIRPGPGIRSKTRAYQLGVVLLKPLFLLTPLLVRFMPFLFTTSEILGRAMLRVVQGRADRFILESADINRVGA; encoded by the coding sequence ATGAAGATCGTGTTCCTCGGCGCGAGCGGTATGGTCGGCGCAGGTGCGCTCCGCGAAGCGCTCGCCGCTCCTGACGTCGAAGCAGTACTCAGCGTCGTTCGTGCGCCGACCGGCGTAATGCACCCGAAGCTCCGCGAGTTGGTGATGGCCGACCTCTTCGAAGTGGCCTCCGTCGAGGACCAGCTTGTCGGTTACGACGCGTGCATCTGGGCCATCGGCATCAGCTCCAGCGGGCTCGATGAGGACGCCTACGCGCGAATCACGGAGGAGCTCACATTGAGTTGGGCGCGCACGCTGCTGCGGCTCAATCCGAAGTTGTCGTTCTGCTACTGCTCCGCGGGTGGCGCTGGTGGTCCGGGCATGTGGGCTCGCGTCAGGCGTCGCGTCGAAGACACCCTGAAGTCGATGCCGTTCACGCACTCGGGCGCCGTTCGCCCCGGCTTCATTCGCCCCGGCCCTGGCATCCGAAGCAAGACACGCGCCTACCAACTCGGCGTCGTGCTGCTGAAGCCGCTCTTCCTGCTCACGCCGTTGCTCGTTCGCTTCATGCCTTTCCTCTTCACCACCTCTGAGATTCTCGGACGAGCGATGCTGCGTGTCGTTCAGGGTCGCGCCGACCGGTTCATCCTCGAGTCAGCCGACATCAACCGGGTGGGCGCGTGA
- a CDS encoding SRPBCC family protein, translating to MNPTDKTAPSQTASISFEFDLHHPPEKVWRALTIPELLNEWLLPIVELKLEPGTAFAFKAQPQPGWDGTVNCRFLEIEKHKKLSYAWVVGDFLDTVVTFTLTPTASGTRLFLEQSGFRPDQKQNFGGARYGWKMMGGKLVDLLARLS from the coding sequence ATGAACCCCACCGACAAGACCGCCCCATCACAAACCGCGTCCATCTCATTCGAGTTCGATTTGCATCATCCGCCGGAGAAGGTGTGGCGAGCGCTGACCATCCCCGAGCTGCTCAACGAGTGGCTTCTACCCATCGTCGAGCTCAAGCTCGAACCGGGGACCGCATTCGCCTTCAAGGCGCAGCCGCAACCCGGCTGGGACGGGACCGTGAACTGCCGGTTCCTCGAGATCGAAAAGCACAAGAAACTCAGCTACGCGTGGGTCGTCGGCGACTTCCTCGACACCGTCGTGACCTTCACCCTGACGCCCACGGCGTCGGGCACCCGGTTGTTCCTGGAGCAGTCGGGCTTCAGGCCTGACCAGAAGCAGAACTTCGGCGGTGCGCGCTACGGCTGGAAGATGATGGGCGGGAAGCTCGTCGACCTGCTCGCGAGGCTCTCATGA
- a CDS encoding SDR family oxidoreductase, whose amino-acid sequence MTQDLVGKVVLITGATDGIGKAAATEFAKRGATLTIVGRSKQKAEQVLAELKAASGNQNIDLLLCDLSRMADVKRAAEEFRARHDRLDVLVNNAGATFKTPTMGPDGFELTFALNHLAYFQLTTALLDLLKKTPGARVVSTSSGMQARGKLDLAKTPTSLEGSGPSAYATSKLANVLFTKELQRRLEGTTAAANCFEPGTVRTQFGGFGSDQGFLLNLVYTLAKPFSSTPEQGADSLIWLATSPEATPLKGEYVSKRRPARPQKQALDAKLAADLWTLSERLCAEAAGRVAGGTA is encoded by the coding sequence ATGACTCAAGACCTCGTAGGCAAAGTGGTCCTGATTACGGGAGCGACGGACGGCATCGGCAAGGCCGCCGCCACCGAGTTCGCAAAGCGCGGCGCGACGTTGACCATCGTCGGTCGCAGCAAGCAGAAGGCCGAGCAAGTGCTCGCGGAGCTGAAGGCGGCCAGCGGGAACCAGAACATCGACCTCCTCCTCTGCGACCTATCGCGGATGGCGGACGTGAAGCGCGCCGCCGAGGAGTTCAGGGCCAGGCACGACCGGCTCGATGTCCTCGTGAACAACGCAGGCGCCACCTTCAAGACGCCCACGATGGGCCCTGACGGGTTCGAGCTGACGTTCGCCTTGAACCACCTCGCGTACTTCCAGCTCACGACTGCGCTGCTCGACCTCCTCAAGAAGACGCCCGGCGCGCGCGTCGTGTCGACGTCAAGTGGGATGCAGGCGCGCGGAAAGCTCGACCTCGCAAAGACGCCGACCTCGTTGGAGGGATCGGGTCCGAGTGCGTACGCGACTTCGAAGCTCGCGAACGTGCTCTTCACGAAGGAACTCCAGCGGCGGCTGGAGGGGACGACGGCGGCCGCCAACTGCTTCGAGCCGGGCACGGTACGGACGCAGTTCGGTGGCTTCGGGTCCGACCAAGGGTTCCTGTTGAACCTTGTCTACACTCTCGCGAAGCCGTTCTCGAGCACGCCGGAGCAAGGCGCGGACTCCCTCATCTGGCTCGCGACCTCGCCCGAGGCGACGCCGCTCAAGGGCGAGTACGTCTCGAAGCGGCGCCCTGCACGCCCGCAGAAGCAGGCGCTGGACGCGAAGCTCGCCGCCGACCTGTGGACGCTGAGCGAGAGGCTCTGCGCCGAAGCCGCGGGGCGCGTGGCGGGAGGCACTGCGTGA
- a CDS encoding CDP-alcohol phosphatidyltransferase family protein, with protein sequence MRRRTSLVLLNTFSLCRLPLAAAFVLWEASLVRVGLVVAAALSDFLDGWIARRKHLESYWGALIDPLADRGFVMVALLTYVLEGRLSLVAFFVLVVRDVATGLGFLVARVVPRLRPVKFQARMLGKVVTTLQLGVLLAVLVVPVLVPLLVVAVGLTASASVVDYTAAMWRSAARHAAGVEHLPESSRQRVA encoded by the coding sequence ATGCGTCGCCGGACGAGCCTCGTGCTCCTCAACACCTTCTCGCTGTGTCGCCTGCCGCTGGCGGCCGCTTTCGTGCTGTGGGAGGCGTCGCTCGTGCGCGTGGGGCTGGTGGTGGCCGCGGCCCTGTCGGACTTCCTGGACGGGTGGATCGCCCGGCGCAAGCACCTGGAGTCATATTGGGGCGCACTCATCGATCCGCTCGCGGATCGCGGCTTCGTGATGGTGGCGCTGCTGACGTACGTGCTGGAGGGTCGGCTGTCGTTGGTGGCGTTCTTCGTGCTCGTGGTGCGCGACGTGGCGACGGGGCTGGGCTTCCTCGTGGCCCGGGTGGTGCCCAGGCTCAGGCCGGTGAAGTTCCAGGCGCGGATGCTGGGCAAGGTGGTGACGACGCTCCAGCTCGGTGTGCTGCTCGCCGTGCTGGTGGTTCCGGTGCTCGTCCCGCTGCTGGTGGTGGCGGTGGGCCTGACGGCGAGCGCCTCGGTGGTGGACTACACGGCGGCCATGTGGCGGTCGGCGGCACGTCATGCCGCCGGGGTCGAGCACCTGCCCGAGTCCTCGCGCCAGCGCGTGGCCTGA
- a CDS encoding MBL fold metallo-hydrolase produces the protein MRPHETWGRPINSGLRTTWLGHSTVLLEIDGHRILTDPVFGDRASPFSFAGPKRFHPVPAGLAELPTLDVVLLSHDHYDHLCASTIAALASMPTIPIVTSLGVGSHLERLGIAPERIHELDWGEACDVRGLRFTATPCQHFSGRSLGDRNTTLWSSWVIQSERHKIFFSGDTGLSEQFRETGAKYGPFDLVMLEIGAFHPGFEAIHLGPENALKVFEMLGGGTLLPVHWGTFDLALHTWDEPAETLMRLAAEQSLRIVTPGLGQVVEPSQLDGPTPWWRGLK, from the coding sequence ATGCGCCCCCACGAGACATGGGGTCGTCCAATCAACTCGGGGCTCCGCACGACGTGGCTCGGCCATAGCACCGTTCTTCTCGAGATCGACGGACATCGGATCCTGACCGACCCGGTCTTTGGCGATCGAGCGTCGCCGTTCTCCTTCGCGGGTCCGAAGCGATTCCACCCGGTGCCGGCAGGACTCGCGGAGCTGCCGACGTTGGACGTGGTGTTGCTCTCCCACGACCACTACGATCACCTGTGCGCGAGCACGATCGCCGCGCTCGCGAGCATGCCAACGATCCCGATCGTCACGTCGCTCGGCGTCGGATCACACCTCGAACGGCTGGGCATTGCTCCCGAACGCATTCACGAGCTCGACTGGGGCGAGGCGTGCGACGTCCGAGGGCTGCGCTTCACCGCGACCCCATGCCAGCACTTCTCCGGTCGCAGCCTGGGCGACCGGAACACGACCCTCTGGTCGTCGTGGGTTATTCAGTCGGAGCGACACAAGATCTTCTTCTCGGGGGACACGGGGCTCAGCGAGCAGTTCCGTGAGACGGGAGCGAAGTACGGGCCGTTCGACCTCGTCATGCTCGAGATCGGCGCGTTCCACCCGGGCTTTGAGGCCATCCACTTGGGCCCCGAGAATGCGCTCAAGGTGTTTGAGATGCTGGGCGGCGGGACCTTGCTGCCGGTGCACTGGGGCACCTTCGATCTTGCGCTCCACACATGGGACGAGCCCGCGGAGACGCTCATGCGTCTCGCGGCCGAACAGAGCCTGCGGATCGTCACACCGGGGCTTGGCCAGGTCGTCGAGCCGTCGCAGCTCGATGGCCCTACGCCGTGGTGGCGAGGTCTCAAGTAG
- a CDS encoding DUF1801 domain-containing protein, protein MSGKTTKKTAARKTTANEKTATVAKKPAARRVAKKAAKPSKAAARSSDPMSASERIDQKIASLGDWRGERLAEIRKLIHEVDPEVVEDWKWMGTPVWSHDGMYVLANPFKGKVKMTFFHGAQLPDPKKLFNADLKGGKWRAIDLREGDKLDTTALKALLRAAVDYNTTHSVPKSKGSRA, encoded by the coding sequence ATGTCCGGCAAGACGACGAAGAAAACCGCGGCGAGGAAGACGACCGCGAACGAGAAGACCGCGACGGTCGCGAAGAAGCCCGCCGCCAGGCGTGTCGCCAAGAAGGCGGCAAAGCCGAGCAAGGCTGCCGCCAGGTCATCAGACCCGATGAGCGCATCCGAGCGGATCGACCAGAAGATCGCGAGCCTGGGCGATTGGCGAGGGGAGCGGTTGGCCGAGATCCGCAAGCTCATCCACGAGGTCGACCCCGAGGTGGTCGAAGACTGGAAGTGGATGGGGACTCCCGTGTGGTCGCACGACGGGATGTACGTTCTCGCCAACCCTTTCAAGGGCAAGGTGAAGATGACGTTCTTCCACGGAGCCCAGCTCCCTGACCCCAAGAAGCTCTTCAACGCGGATCTCAAGGGAGGCAAGTGGCGGGCGATCGACCTCCGCGAGGGAGACAAGCTCGACACGACAGCACTCAAGGCGTTGCTGCGCGCAGCGGTGGATTACAACACCACGCACTCGGTGCCGAAGAGCAAGGGGTCGAGAGCGTAG